CTGCGGGGGCGTCACGTGAGGACTATGTGATTTATTCAATAGGACTGTTTTGTTTTCAGGTAACACATAAAATGTAGGAAAATTTtaactattttgtattttttataaagtACCTAGAATGCACAAGGACAAATAAGTATTTTTCCATCTATGGGTTTTATTCTATGGTTAGGTTTGCATGCTGTGCTCTGTGGGCTACCACTTGTTCTGTTGTCATCGCTCGGAGAAGACATGTCGCCGCTGGCTTGCTCTGGACTACGCTGGAATATCCGTGGGGATTTTGGGATGTTATGTGCCTGGAGTCTTCTATGCCTTCTACTGCAACAGTGTATGACACGTGTTTTAAATGAGTAGACTTCAAGTCCCAGGATGCATGGTTTCTTTTTTCCAGCtttgatttcttttttattataaatgtattattattttcactattttatttgtattatttatttttaattatttatattttacgttgTCACAATGAAATGGAagtaacaaaaaaagtttttttttgccacATATTGTCATAtatttgaacaaaaaatattcaaaaagctAAATCTATGCTGAGTTTTTCTACTTAGCCCCTAAAGGAACATGATGATGGAAAAAAATGAGATGGAAGGAATAGTGTACATTTACCGACAACGATGTAGTAAAAACCGAAacgttttttctttgtttttgagAAGTTTCACGTACAGACGACAACGTTGTCAAAATGACCCTGTTCACATGAATCCGTGAAAAGGACTAAATACACTGTGTTATTCATGCCATGCCAGTAGATGGAGATGCCACTTTGTAAAGGAACACTACGAACACGTAATATGCATGCATATGACGTCAccatttttacatgtttttctagTTTACACAGAGACAACAGCAGTATCGTTTTCTAAAACTTTGAATCCCGTTTCCACAAGTTTTCAGGCCCCAAAAACACTTGTCATATAATTTACGGGGCATTTACATGTCAGCGCTTTCCCATTTTTTCGATTCCCCCGAGAAACTGCATTCGCTCGCAAAACGTTTGAGttctttgttttgagtttgagtttttacagtgaatccaaatgttttaaaatatattttttccttcCATCTCATATTTTTTCCAACACGTTCTTTTATGGGCTCCTTAGTTATCTGATTAATTTAAGCACAGATGTGATATTTTGATATCCACTACGGTTATAACAACACATGATGTTTGTTTCAGTTTTGGAGGCAGGTGTACCTGCTGACGGTGCTGGCTCTCATCTTGGCTGTGTTTGCCGCTCAGATTCACCCGCTCTATCTCACACAGCACTGGAAGAAACTGCGCTCTGTCATGTTCTGCTCGGTGGCTGGATACGGCATTATCCCAGCCTGCCACTGGGTCTGGCTCAACGGAGGATTTGACTCTGAAATCGTAAAGGTGATccattttcttgtcatgtatAAGAGACAATATTTGGAGGAAAAATACTATTTTCCTGAGATAAATTGATggctttccgtgttttcactgtgaCACAATTACTATAAGAGGACAGAATATCCGGATCAAAACATAGGAGAAAAAtaagcagaaacaagcaatataATACgcaagcagatgcatatgtaaaataactcaATAATCAacattaaagtgcccctattatgctattttaaaatgtctgtaTTTAGTTTTGGAGCTCTCCAACAAGAGGTTTAcatgcagggaaagagttaatttaaatatttacatgACTTGATTCATGACAAGCACTTCCTCTCTTTACAGGTGTTTTTTCCTCGAGTCATGATCATGTATGTAATCGCTGCCTCAGCGTTCCTTTTCTACATCAGTAAAATCCCAGAACGATACTTCCCAGGTAATTTTTCTCTGTTAAATTCctgtaaattattataataatctaATCAAACCAAATTAGtaaataaactaatttaaaatacTTACACAGCTATTTGTTTTCTGTCCTTACAGGCCAGCTGAACTATCTTGGTGCCAGTCACCAGCTCTGGCACATGCTGGTGGTCGTCATGTTCTACTGGTGGCATCAGACCGCTGTCTACATCATGAACTACAGACACAATCAGCCCTGCCACAGTGGTTAAAAATGGTTATAATAAAATCATCTGAGCCATTTTCTTTGGCATTATTTTAAGTTTGTGCTAACATAATCGAACAAGAAATCTTTACCTCTCATCTGCCTTTGAACAACGTACCGTAGAGTTACGTGCAATGAATATCATGTTTTGTGCAATCAGTTGAGTTTATCTGCCTGAAGAAATGTTTCATACACATTCTCTGCTGGATATACATTATCTTTGTCTGTTACTTTATGTATTTTGATTTCTATTGAGCCTTTGCCTATGGAATCATCACAAGGTTCTGAAACTATACATGTTGCCTCACTTTTCTGGAATGTCTATCATTTAAATTACCTTAAATATCACTGTTTTGTGTCTGATGAATTGTATGTTAGAAGTGAAATACTGtgacttttttgttgttttggtaAAGGgagttattttaatgtattaaacACTGTGTCATGTATACCAGCATGGACTCTGGGAATTTAAATGACCAAGCAAGCATCTTCTGTATTTTATGTGAACAATGGGTCAAAAATACTTGCACTGAATTGATTATGAATATGTATCGAGGCAGCCGCTACAGAACCTTGTGTGACTGTTTCTCCTCATCCTTTTTTAACTTTCTGTTACTGTTTGATTTTCTCAATTAATCATTTTGAAAAGATATAAAATGCCTGAATTAATATCTAAACGATGAAACTGAATAAAAAgccttgtttgtttttgttgtgtgtATTTTAGTTGCCATATTAAGTAAATCCGCCATGGTTTACTGCCAGCAGTTGTTTCCGGTCCACTATTTTGATTGCAGGTTTACTACGTTGCCTTCATTCACGGCCATTTTTTTTTGGCCGAATAACAGCTAACAAAACCATAGACATAAGCTTATTTACggaactgtaaaaaaaaaaaaaaatgcttcggCTTGCGTTATTATCGGTGCTAATGGGCGGGAATCAGACTCAATCGATTCAAGAagtgttaaaaataaaacaattccaATTCTTTGTGATATGTGATTGCGTTATAAAAACGTTTGCatgtttttataaaatatatcatAAATATCAGATAAACTGTAATAGTTTACAATAGGCTACATCATTTCTAGTAGGCGgcaattaaacaaatatttctgACATGTTAAAAGTAACTTTTCCTTAAGTAACAACATCGTGGACCCACTCCAAATGctgcagttaaaaaaaaaaagaagactcAAAACCAAATCGCTACGTGCATATCAGAACAGTTATTCAGTAGCCTAGTTCACAACTGTAGCCCGTGAGCTATTATTGCTACATTGTAATCCTTCAGAACAATGAATGTTATTCTGTAGGCAACTTGAAAGTTGACCTTGTGGCATGGTCTGCTATAATCCCTTGTTGATACCATCAAATGTCTTGCATTATATGGAGATTTGACATAATAAAAGAGGGTTCAATTGTTTTAATCGTATTTTGAAATCTGTTGTAATCCGAGTTTTTTGGTCCTATTCCAGTGGCATTAGTGATTTTCCAGGGCATTGTTCTTTTGCTGTCTGAAGACTAATTGAAAAGATAGAATGTGGTTTAGGTCAGCGTTTTACTGAAGTAACAGCTGCAGATTATGAACAGTAATGAAGATAATCTGTGATATTTTACTTCTGACTGCACACATGCTCTTGTTAATTTGGACATATCTGCACTATCAGATGAATTGCAGTAAAACTCTAAATTACAGTGGGCCTAGGCTATGCAAAATCAGTTTCCATTGCATTAACATTTCTTTACTGTTCACATTGTCTCATCTCCAAATGTAATATTAGCACAGATCTCATTTTCCTCATACAAGATCATTCTTTTGGGCCTCCCGATCATTCCACAATCTGTCGTTCTGACCTCACAGATGCTCTACACAGCAAATTAAAACCTTATTCAAATCTTATCAGTGGTCTCCTTATTGGAAAAAGGGGCTAAGAATCTTCTGCGGATTTTACCCATTTACCAGCATCTGCAAACAACTTTCTCAAGACAATCTGCATTGTTTCAAGGGATTAGATATTAATAATCCCAAAATCAGGAGGAAAATCTAATTCCAGCATCAGAATTGAGACCAAATGTCATTCTAATTGTAGTTTTATGTACTTATGTTATGAGTGAGTGACAAGGCAAAATGAGCAGTCACTTCAATAAATGCTCTTCCTATTCATGGTATCCCAGGATATTTTAAATGATGGCCATAAGGTTACCATTTACATGTACTTCACTGCCACCTGCTGGAGCGAGGACAAAACTACACATTGAAAACAATAATTCAAAaacaaaatggcatataaaaaatgttttattcttcaGTCACTGTTAGCTATTATTTCACAATGCAGAAACAGTCACTGTTAGCTATTATTTCATAATGCAGGAACAAACTGTAATCAAGTTCTGACTAATCAAAATATAGATTCTGATACATAATCTGTCATTCGCGTTATATTAAGGTTATTCTAAAACCAATTATACGTTATCTATGATTATAATCAATAAAGTTAGTACAAGAAATACATTTCATAAAGCTTTTctgatttattaatattattttaataaggcATATATTTGGACATTCTTCCATGTTACAGTGGTGATGTCTTCGTTATGAAGGGTGTGTTGGATCACTTCATTTGCCATCTTCACCACACATCTTCAGCAGGGTTTGACGGAAGTCCCCTGCTGTATCAgactacaataaaaaaaaaatgatgagaTCATAATTCATGTGACTACTGACTTTAAACATCATACTGGACTCACTAAATATTTAGAACCTTTATAATTTAGAAATACACAATATTGCCataagtattgggacaccccttcaaatcactgaattcaggtgttccaattaCTTCCATGGCCACAAGTGTATAAAAATCCAGCAGTTAGGCATGCAGCTTGCTTCCAACATTtgtgctctcaggagctcagatAATTCAAGTGGTGTACCGTGATTTGTTGCCACATGGGCAATAAGTATATTCATGAGATATCCTcaatactaaatattccatggtcaactgttagCGTTATTATAAAGTGGAAGCAATGGTGGCCACgtaaaaatcacagagcagggtcagcgcatgctgaggcgcaaCGTGCGCAGAAGTCACAAATAGCTatatggaatgggtttccatggctgagcagctgcatcaaagccttacatcaccaagttcAGTGCAAAGCGTTGGATGCAGACTCTtgagcagtggagatgtgttctctggggTGACGAAATCACGCTCTTCTGTTTGGTAAGCCAattctggg
The window above is part of the Pseudorasbora parva isolate DD20220531a chromosome 23, ASM2467924v1, whole genome shotgun sequence genome. Proteins encoded here:
- the paqr3b gene encoding progestin and adipoQ receptor family member 3b, encoding MPQNPLKSTHYIELGSYQYWPVLVPRGIRLYTYEQIPVFLKENPYITDGYRAHLPSKLCLKSIFILSNETVNIWSHLLGFLLFFSLGVYDMATVLPSAGASREDYVIYSIGLFCFQVCMLCSVGYHLFCCHRSEKTCRRWLALDYAGISVGILGCYVPGVFYAFYCNSFWRQVYLLTVLALILAVFAAQIHPLYLTQHWKKLRSVMFCSVAGYGIIPACHWVWLNGGFDSEIVKVFFPRVMIMYVIAASAFLFYISKIPERYFPGQLNYLGASHQLWHMLVVVMFYWWHQTAVYIMNYRHNQPCHSG